The following DNA comes from Anaerostipes rhamnosivorans.
AAAGGATTGCTTCCCTATTTTTGTAGAATCCATCAGCACATAGGTTTTCTCAGCCTGCTTAGATGCCTTTTTGCTAAGCAGAGATACATTCACGCTGGTGGAAGTAAATCCCTCTGTAAAAGTAAATCCGTCTGTACCCAAAAAGCTTTTATTAAAACGGAATTGGGCAAGAAATGTCTCGCTCAGATGGCCAGACACATCCTTTCTGTCTTTTGAATACTTTCCCCCTACAATGATCACATCGCAGTGCGGAACCAGGATCTCTAGATTGACCACTGAATTTGTAATAACCGTCAAATCCCTGACCTCTTTTTCTTCCAGGCGTCTTGCCAGCGCCTTTGACATTTCCAAGGTGGTGGTACCGCCGTCTATGTAAATAAATTCCCTGTCCCTCACCAGCTTTGACGCGGCTGCTCCAATCTCTTGTTTCTCTGCCACATTTCTCACAGCGATTTCCTTATACCGGTACCTCCCTTCCTCTGAAACTGCTTTGATCCCGCCGAAGACCCGCTGTGCCGCTCCCTCTTTCTGAAGCTCAATAAATATCCTTCTTATGGTGGATTCAGAGACGCCGAGCAGGTTCATGCCCTCGGCCGTGGTCATCTCACCATTCTGTCTCACATAATCAATCACCTTTGCCTCATTACATGAACTTCGTTTTCCCATGGTTCCTCCCCTCTGATGCCGGGCTACATGAGCATTCTTGGATCTGTATATTCGAGCCCGAAGCTGTCTGCCACGTTTTTGCATGTGATCTGTCCGTCATAAGTATTAATAGCTGAATAAATGGACGGATATTTGACGCATGCAGATTCAACTCCCCTATCTGCAATTTTAAGACCGTATCCCAGCGTGGCATTGGCCAGTGCAATCGTAGAAGTCCTGGGCACTGCACCCGGCATATTTCCCACGCAGTAGTGGGCCACTTGGTCTACCATATAAACAGGGTCATCGTGATATGTAACCTTTGTAGTTTCACAGCATCCCCCCTGGTCCACTGCCACGTCCACGATCAGGGATCCCGGCTTCATCTGTTTTAAATATTCCCTTTTGATAATCTTCGGTGCGGCCTTGCCCGGAATCAGCACAGAGCCGATGACCAAATCAGCTTCTGAAAGCGCCTCCTTTACCGCTCCGTCGGTACTCATAAGGGGCTGAATACGGCTTCCAAAGATATCATCCAGATAATTAAGACGCATAAGGTCGATATCCATAATAGTCACATCGGCTCCCATTCCCACGGCGATCTTGCAGGCATTGGAGCCTACGGTTCCCGCTCCCAGTATGAGGGCCTTTGCTCTTTTAGTCCCCGGTACACCTCCCAATAAAATCCCTTCTCCGCCAAACGGTTTTTCCAGATATTTTGCCCCCTCCTGGACGCTGAGCCTGCCCGCAATCTGGCTCATAGGTGTCAGCAGCGGCAGGCTCCTGTCTTCTTCCATCAAGGTCTCATAGGCAACGCCCTTTACCTTTGCATGGAGGAGTGCATCCATTAAGGGCTTGTCAGCTGCAATGTGCAAATATGTATAAAGGATCAATCCCTCGTGAAATAATGGGTATTCCTCTTTGAGCGGTTCTTTCACTTTTATGATCATTTCCGACCAATCCCATACTGCCGCTGCGTCTTCCATGATCCTGGCTCCAGCAGCTTTATACTCTTCATCCGTAAAGCCGGATCCGGTACCCGCCCCCGCCTGTACAGCCACCTCATGTCCGGCATGGACGTAGCTTTTTGCATTATCCGGAGTCAGGCCAACACGATACTCTTTCTTCTTGATCTCCGTCACACTTCCGATCCTCATCCTCATACCTCCTGTCTTTGTTATTTTAATTGTTATCTTTATATTATGACCGTTTCTTTCATTTGTCAATGCATTTCTGATTGTTTTCTTCTTTTAAGCGACTGTTTTATTCCCAGGGGACTTTAACAGAGGTTCTGTAGGAATTCCCCATGACATAAGAAAGAATCCCTCTTGCGGCGGGTCGCTTTGGCGACATGATTCCTTACCGCCGCAGTGCGATCCTTTCGGAGCGTTATTTATTTCATAGAACACACTTTCCTATAAAATAAATAACAGCATCCCATTGAAGGATGCTGCTGGTTAATTCATATGTAAATGTGTGTATTCAGAGATTTCCGCCGCTGTCGTTATAAATCCATTGCCGTAGTTCGTTCCTTGTCTGTTTATTATATCCGACCACATAATGGTCTTTTGACTCTGAAGTATGCCTAAAAATAAGTCTGCACCTCTTGGGTTTCTCTTTTATATATGTCTTAATGTCGTTCTTTCTGCTGAAACTGAACCTGATTCGGCTGACTGCCCTCAGAAGATATTCAGGATTATCCAAAATCTTATGATCCGGACTACAGATCAAATCTATCATATCATCAATCCGTTCTGGCAGCTCCCTCTCAGAAAAATCCAGGTTTAACTGGGCAAAGAAGTCATTGATAATAAAACCCCGGAAATCAGAGATTATTCCAGTTTGACAACTGTAGCATACAACAAGATCACAACCCATGATTCTTCGCACTGCCCGGTCATAATTTAGATAAACAAGTTTATGGCTGAAAGTATAAAACATAATACCCCCTGATGTAACCAATGCTGCTCCGCCTGTAAGATAATACAATAAAAGGTCCCCGGCAGCTGATCCATTTGACAGCATATACACTGCATATACATCTAGAACCAACCCGATTAACCATGTACTGAAGTTAAACGTCAGACATTTGTACCACTTTCCAAACTGAAACATCTTATTCTCATTGACCACATATGGCAAAGATACTGATACTAGAGATAAGACTATACAGGTAACCGGAGTCAGTTGTTCACAGATCTGGCTGACCAGATTTTTATCCCCTTGAAACTGATATAACACAGGCAGATGCACACCAAGATACAGAACTACAAACAGCAGAAATGTACTTTTGGTCTTCACCTCCTGTTTGGTCCGCTCCCAGTCAAACTTCAGAAGACTTGTAATATATTCGTTGACTTTATTTTTCTCCATGGTGAACGTTTCATCCTGCCAGCCGTACATCTTTTCCTCTATATAGGCAATCTGTTTCCATATGTGCTCATCCTTGAAAAAATCAAGCTGCTTATCGTCAGGATATTGACTCAGAGAAGGGAAAAAACCATAACCATTTAAGTTGACCTTTAACTCTGCAAACACTTCCCCAACCTGTTCCCTGTCTGCCTGATACAGTCTGCAGGCTGTCTGTTTCATATCATTTCTCCAATCACTTCTGGCGCTGGTGACATATTGGAGACTGTTTGATTTATTTTTTGAAACATATTCAATAAGTGCTACGATCACAACAGATGACAATAAAACCTCGATAATTCCCATTCTTCCACCACCTCTCCTATATAACTTACCTTTTCCCTTATATCTCCTTTCTATTATACACTAAATTAAAATATTAAAAAATCCTGCCATCAGATTCAATCACCATTAGGCAGGATTTCTAATATCTTATGGAACAATGAGGTTCACTCTTCTTTCAAGCTTCTTCTACACAGTAGAAAAATGCTTACTGCCGCTGAGATTCCTATCAGTGCAAGCGTTTCTGGTATCCCTTCTGCTTTATCACTGGTCTTTGCTGTTCGTACAGATTTTCTTATTCTCTTTTTATATTCCCAGTCTGGCAACTTTTTCTGTGTTGTTTTCTTCTCTACAAATGAAGTTTTTGTATTGTCTTTCTTTTCCGTATCAGGAATCCTGGTCCATTCTGCTTCCAACTCTATGTCTTCGTGTATTGGGGTTTCAAAATCCCATTTGCTTTCCTTTCCGTCATTATCCGTGTAGTACCACCCTGCAAAGTTATGTCCTTTTTTCTTGGGTTCCTCCGGTACCACGGCCTTCTGCCCGCCTTCCACAGTCTGTGTTTCAGGAGTATAATCTCCGCCTTTAGAATCAAATGTAACGTTATGCCATCCGGTCAAAGTTATAAACACGGAAACTTCCCTCCCATCTCTCATTGAAAAGGTCAGTGGAAATATTCCGGTTTTTCCCGCAGTTTTTTTACTGTTAATCAAGTCGAACTGTTCCCTGTTTACCTTCAGCTCCGCGTTGTCACCTTGGCTGTCTTTGCTCTTAGCTTTGCATAATCCGATTAGTTCATCGGTTGTAAAAGCCAGTCCCCCGGTGGGATGTCTGGCATCATTGGCCCCGATGCTTGATGTAGGGTTTTCAGGGCTATATTTGGTCCCATCCGTACCTTCTTTTCTCAAAAATACTTGAATCGTCACCTGGGTTCCATTTGGTGTCTGGAAAGTCAGAGGATAATCTCCAACATTTCCAGCTGTTTTTGCTTGATTGATCACCTGGATCTGACCTGGATCAGGGAATACAAGCTGTTCTTTTGGTATCTCATTCTCATTTTCATCAGCTGCCTTTACTTTCGATAATTCTTTTAATTGCTCTTCGTCAAACCCTTCCCCTCCGGTCTTGCTGATGATATGTTTTCCCTTGATAATCTCACGGCTGTCCGGGTCTTCTGTTATCTCATCATACTCCCCGACCAGAGTCACATTCACCGTTACCTTACTTCCGTCAGGAGCTTCATAACTCAGCTCAAAGACACCCGCTTTTCCCTTTGTTTTCGCTTCGTTTATTTTTTTAAAATGCTCTTGATCTACTTTAAATTCTTTTAGATCAACATTATTTCCTTCTTTGTCTTTTGCTTTGATTTGTCCAAAGTTTTTAAGTTCTTCTTCTGTAAATGCATTGCCTCCGGTTTCCTTTATAAAATCGTTGGCCCCAAGCATGGGAGCCGGCTTTTCCGGCCGCAGCTCATTGGCATCATTTCCATCATCCCTCAGAAAAACGCTAATAGTAGCCGTTGTACCGTTGGGCGTAGTATATGTAATAGGAAATTCTCCTGTCTTCCCAGATGTTTTTGCCTCATTGACCGCTTCCAGCTGGGCAGGGTCAGCAAGCGTCAACTCTCCCTCTGGAAAATCTGTTCCGTTCTGTTGTTTTCCGGTCACTTTTGTGAGATATGTAATCTGCTCTTTGGAAAATGCTTCCCCTCCGGTCTTGCTAATCACATGATTGGCTCCGATCTGTTCCTTCGTCGTATCTTCGATCCCATTGACATCCCGAAACGGACCAAAATAGACTTTCGTATAAAACTTACCTACAACAATATCCGTATCAGATGAAAAGGGAGTCCCTGCAGTAAAGGAATAGTCTGTGAGAGACGTTCCATCCTGAATATAACCCTGATACCCTTTATCGGGAGATGCAATAACATTGGATACCTTATCGTTTCCT
Coding sequences within:
- a CDS encoding InlB B-repeat-containing protein, whose translation is MDVSQGNIRITASGAKGGGLDEDETTLNPNGYHITGTTTQYNIIVEKDVTAQLTLDNVNITCSLSNHDCLNVSHADVIVTLVGNNALTSNAGTNDNVTSADAGNAVAKDGMDGALTIQCEYADEKGHKCSKEKCGSLLAKGNPKLYHAGGLGSTFRNTAKKGESGFSNLTIKGGNIEASAGGDSPGIGAACVAEAWGGGYTKDIYITGGNVKAIGTESGSGIGSGYGSKVDGVYISGGIVEAVGGLYAPGIGASRTYPGSSQITTNIKISGGDTVVTAVGDKATNMPGIGSGGGNDKVSNVIASPDKGYQGYIQDGTSLTDYSFTAGTPFSSDTDIVVGKFYTKVYFGPFRDVNGIEDTTKEQIGANHVISKTGGEAFSKEQITYLTKVTGKQQNGTDFPEGELTLADPAQLEAVNEAKTSGKTGEFPITYTTPNGTTATISVFLRDDGNDANELRPEKPAPMLGANDFIKETGGNAFTEEELKNFGQIKAKDKEGNNVDLKEFKVDQEHFKKINEAKTKGKAGVFELSYEAPDGSKVTVNVTLVGEYDEITEDPDSREIIKGKHIISKTGGEGFDEEQLKELSKVKAADENENEIPKEQLVFPDPGQIQVINQAKTAGNVGDYPLTFQTPNGTQVTIQVFLRKEGTDGTKYSPENPTSSIGANDARHPTGGLAFTTDELIGLCKAKSKDSQGDNAELKVNREQFDLINSKKTAGKTGIFPLTFSMRDGREVSVFITLTGWHNVTFDSKGGDYTPETQTVEGGQKAVVPEEPKKKGHNFAGWYYTDNDGKESKWDFETPIHEDIELEAEWTRIPDTEKKDNTKTSFVEKKTTQKKLPDWEYKKRIRKSVRTAKTSDKAEGIPETLALIGISAAVSIFLLCRRSLKEE
- a CDS encoding DeoR/GlpR family DNA-binding transcription regulator — its product is MGKRSSCNEAKVIDYVRQNGEMTTAEGMNLLGVSESTIRRIFIELQKEGAAQRVFGGIKAVSEEGRYRYKEIAVRNVAEKQEIGAAASKLVRDREFIYIDGGTTTLEMSKALARRLEEKEVRDLTVITNSVVNLEILVPHCDVIIVGGKYSKDRKDVSGHLSETFLAQFRFNKSFLGTDGFTFTEGFTSTSVNVSLLSKKASKQAEKTYVLMDSTKIGKQSFGISCRLENIDGVVIDSNIDEASQKRFEENSVQVLKLYRNE
- the ald gene encoding alanine dehydrogenase; protein product: MRIGSVTEIKKKEYRVGLTPDNAKSYVHAGHEVAVQAGAGTGSGFTDEEYKAAGARIMEDAAAVWDWSEMIIKVKEPLKEEYPLFHEGLILYTYLHIAADKPLMDALLHAKVKGVAYETLMEEDRSLPLLTPMSQIAGRLSVQEGAKYLEKPFGGEGILLGGVPGTKRAKALILGAGTVGSNACKIAVGMGADVTIMDIDLMRLNYLDDIFGSRIQPLMSTDGAVKEALSEADLVIGSVLIPGKAAPKIIKREYLKQMKPGSLIVDVAVDQGGCCETTKVTYHDDPVYMVDQVAHYCVGNMPGAVPRTSTIALANATLGYGLKIADRGVESACVKYPSIYSAINTYDGQITCKNVADSFGLEYTDPRMLM